Proteins co-encoded in one Salvia splendens isolate huo1 chromosome 4, SspV2, whole genome shotgun sequence genomic window:
- the LOC121799566 gene encoding probable ATP-dependent DNA helicase CHR12 yields MAAQVADPDPSLSNAKTLICALNFLSRNLPLPQHVYDAVSSIYESHAAPQFPTHGIHPADATNDPLPKEKLGVSTYNELMLDFEDAVLKQRPACLPSSKLSDLKETRFQSQINHRLAELEELPTSRGEDLQSRCLLELYGLKLAELQSKVRSEVSSEYWLRLHCANPEKQLFDWGMMRLRRPPFGFGDAFSMATDDPLKKKREAERFSKFEEEEKNRIESRQRKFFADLLDTARELQLQVQAAQKRRKQRNDGIQAWHGRLRQRATRAEKLRFQALKADDQEAYMKMVEESKNERLTMLLGKTNDLLVRLGAAVQREKDAAHDSIEPLEGSDADLPELSASRTDTPAQSIPEDDEEIDDESDDKAKTGDLLEGQRKYNSAVHSIQEKVTEQPSMLQGGELRAYQIEGLQWMVSLFNNNLNGILADEMGLGKTIQTISLIAHLMENKGVNGPHLIVAPKAVLPNWVNEFTTWAPSISAVLYDGRMDERKALREKYSGEGKFSVLITHYDLIIRDKAFLRKIHWHYLVVDEGHRLKNYDSVLARTLVSGYRIRRRLLLTGTPIQNSLQELWSLLNFLLPNIFNSVENFEEWFNAPFADKCDVSLTDEEQLLVIRRLHHVIRPFILRRRKDEVEKYLPSKTQVILKCDLSAWQKAYYKQVTEQGRVGLSHGSGRSKSLQNLTMQLRKCCNHPYLFVTDYYMQQSENIVRSSGKFELLDRLLPKLHRAGHRVLLFSQMTKLMTILGDYLTLKGYQFLRLDGTTNTGDRGELLKKFNAPDSPYFIFLLSTRAGGLGLNLQTADTVIIFDSDWNPQMDQQAEDRAHRIGQKKEVRVFVLVSVGSVEEVILERAKQKMGIDAKVIQAGLFNTTSTAQDRREMLEEIMRKGTRALGEDVPSEREINRLAARTEEEFWLFEKMDEERRQRENYWSRLIEEHEVPDWVFAEPEINGKGKGSVDQDLPVTGKRHRKEVIREDAISDSQWMKALENGNEGSKHAAKRRRENPPRPVELPIDNVAVELKSETTTSMASEDTSSGWTSQKSNAESSRSGLEASESGMNGLTWKAHKRRRSSLL; encoded by the exons ATGGCCGCACAGGTGGCCGACCCCGACCCATCTCTCTCCAACGCCAAGACACTAATCTGCGCCCTCAATTTCCTCTCCCGCAATCTGCCCCTGCCCCAGCACGTCTACGACGCCGTTtcctccatctacgaatcccaCGCTGCTCCTCAATTCCCCACTCATGGTATTCATCCTGCTGATGCCACCAACGACCCGCTGCCAAAG GAAAAATTGGGTGTTTCAACTTACAATGAGTTAATGTTGGACTTTGAGGATGCGGTGTTGAAGCAGAGACCAGCTTGTTTACCTAGTTCCAAATTATCAGACTTAAAGGAGACCAGGTTTCAGAGCCAAATAAATCACCGGTTAGCTGAACTTGAAG AATTGCCTACTAGTAGAGGCGAGGACCTGCAGTCCAGATGCTTGCTTGAACTCTATGGACTAAAG TTAGCTGAGCTCCAGAGCAAAGTACGCTCTGAAGTCAGTTCTGAATATTGGCTTCGACTGCATTGTGCAAATCCTGAAAAGCAGCTTTTTGATTGGGGAATGATGAGATTACGTCGTCCTCCATTTGGCTTTGGAGATGCTTTTTCTATGGCAACCGATGACCCATTGAAGAAGAAACGAGAGGCTGAG agattttcaaaatttgaggAGGAAGAGAAGAATCGGATAGAGTCTAGGCAAAGGAAATTCTTTGCTGATTTACTCGATACTGCACGTGAACTACAATTGCAAGTACAGGCTGCCCAGAAACGGCGGAAACAGAGAAATGACGGTATTCAG GCTTGGCATGGAAGACTGAGGCAAAGAGCTACACGAGCTGAAAAACTGAGGTTCCAAGCTTTGAAAGCTGATGATCAAGAAGCTTACATGAAAATGGTTGAGGAGAGCAAGAATGAGAGATTGACGATGCTCCTCGGAAAAACTAATGATCTCTTAGTTCGCCTGGGTGCTGCTGTTCAACGTGAAAAAGATGCTGCCCATGATAGCATTGAACCCCTGGAAGGTTCAGATGCTGACTTGCCTGAGTTATCTGCTTCAAGGACTGATACACCAGCACAATCAATTCCTGAGGATGATgaagagattgatgatgagtcTGATGATAAAGCAAAGACTGGTGATTTATTAGAAGGGCAGCGGAAGTATAATTCTGCTGTACACTCTATTCAGGAAAAG GTGACAGAGCAACCATCCATGCTTCAAGGTGGAGAGTTAAGAGCATACCAAATAGAGGGGCTTCAGTGGATGGTGTCACTGTTCAATAACAATCTAAATGGAATTTTAGCTGATGAAATGGGGTTGGGAAAAACAATTCAGACAATCTCTCTGATTGCTCATCTCATGGAAAACAAGGGTGTGAATGGGCCGCACTTGATTGTTGCCCCAAAAGCCGTTCTGCCAAATTGGGTTAATGAATTTACTACTTGGGCTCCTAG TATTTCTGCAGTTCTTTATGATGGACGCATGGACGAAAGAAAGGCCTTGAGAGAAAAATACTCAGGAGAGGGGAAGTTCAGTGTTTTGATTACCCATTACGATCTTATCATTAGAGATAAAGCATTTTTGAGGAAAATCCACTGGCACTACCTAGTTGTGGACGAAGGACATCGACTTAAAAATTATGATAGTGTTCTTGCACGTACTCTTGTTTCAGG TTACCGAATTCGGCGGAGACTTCTTTTGACTGGAACTCCTATCCAGAATAGCTTGCAGGAACTGTGGTCCCTACTTAACTTTCTCCTTCCTAATATCTTCAATTCAGTCGAAAACTTTGAGGAGTGGTTTAATGCTCCCTTCGCCGACAAATGTGATGTCAGCTTAACAGATGAAGAACAGCTGCTAGTCATTCGTCGTTTGCACCAT GTCATTAGGCCATTTATTTTGAGGAGGAGGAAGGATGAGGTCGAAAAGTACCTACCTAGTAAAACTCAGGTCATACTAAAATGCGACTTGTCCGCATGGCAGAAAGCATATTACAAGCAAGTGACCGAGCAAGGACGGGTTGGTCTTTCTCATG GTAGTGGTCGTTCGAAAAGTCTTCAGAATCTGACAATGCAGCTCCGGAAATGTTGTAACCACCCATACCTGTTTGTTACGGATTACTATATGCAGCAGAGTGAGAATATTGTCAGGTCATCAGGAAAATTCGAGCTTCTTGATCGCCTGCTCCCCAAACTTCATAGGGCGGGGCACAGAGTCCTTCTTTTCTCTCAAATGACTAAGCTCATGACCATACTCGGAGATTATCTGACGCTGAAAGGTTATCAGTTCCTTAGACTTGATGGCACTACCAACACTGGTGACAGGGGTGAACTACTGAAAAAGTTCAATGCACCTGACTCACCTTACTTCATTTTTCTCCTAAGTACTCGTGCTGGAGGACTCGGTCTGAATTTACAGACTGCAGATACAGTAATCATCTTCGACAGCGACTGGAACCCTCAGATGGACCAGCAGGCAGAAGATCGAGCCCATCGCATCGGCCAGAAGAAGGAGGTCAGAGTTTTTGTGCTCGTCAGTGTTGGATCCGTGGAAGAAGTTATCTTAGAAAGAGCTAAGCAGAAAATGGGTATCGATGCCAAGGTTATTCAAGCCGGATTGTTTAATACAACATCCACAG CTCAAGACAGGAGGGAGATGTTGGAGGAAATCATGCGTAAAGGCACAAGGGCGCTTGGAGAAGACGTGCCAAGTGAAAGAGAGATCAATCGGCTGGCAGCCCGGACAGAGGAGGAGTTTTGGTTATTCGAGAAGATGGATGAGGAGAGAAGGCAGCGAGAAAACTACTGGTCCCGTCTCATAGAAGAACACGAGGTGCCAGATTGGGTATTTGCGGAGCCAGAAATAAACGGCAAGGGTAAAGGATCTGTGGACCAAGACTTGCCTGTAACGGGGAAGAGGCACAGGAAGGAGGTGATTCGTGAGGATGCAATAAGTGATTCGCAGTGGATGAAGGCTTTGGAGAACGGGAACGAAGGGTCTAAACATGCTGCTAAAAGGAGAAGAGAGAATCCTCCCCGGCCTGTTGAATTGCCTATAGATAATGTTGCTGTGGAGCTCAAGAGTGAGACCACGACGTCCATGGCGAGTGAAGACACCTCCTCCGGCTGGACCTCTCAGAAGTCGAACGCCGAAAGTTCTAGAAGTGGATTAGAAGCTTCGGAAAGTGGGATGAATGGCTTGACATGGAAGGCACATAAAAGGAGGAGATCGAGCTTGCTGTAG
- the LOC121799567 gene encoding protein FANTASTIC FOUR 3-like yields the protein MSTIVCQQNFVTETTTTTLKLRVAQPGDDSLGSWGFLQNNSHQSSSPNKDFYYTHPLSYNSKLSPKSLQLCTENLGSESGYDTFSDSDTFFSDDHPTFSLRHCKHHKSSPKNCRKINDFPPPLTTMSGASSLQVRRHREGGRLIIDAIEGPFRNSYLHAERSDGRLKLCFTTAAAREEEEEIEEEIEESGNEFESESESDVDMNLLEKFQRFSRCKDGGSHETKALCSNWKPSTLWVATS from the coding sequence ATGTCGACAATAGTATGCCAGCAGAATTTCGTCACCGagaccactactaccaccctaAAACTAAGAGTCGCTCAGCCCGGCGATGACTCTCTCGGAAGCTGGGGATTTCTCCAAAACAACTCTCACCAATCATCATCCCCCAATAAAGATTTCTACTACACTCACCCTTTATCCTACAATTCCAAACTCAGCCCTAAATCCCTTCAATTATGCACCGAGAATTTGGGGAGCGAATCCGGCTACGACACCTTCTCCGACAGCGATACCTTTTTCTCCGACGATCACCCAACCTTCTCGCTCCGCCATTGCAAACACCACAAATCTTCTCCCAAAAATTGCCGGAAAATCAATGATTTCCCGCCGCCGCTGACCACAATGAGCGGCGCCAGCTCGCTGCAGGTGCGCCGCCACAGGGAAGGCGGCCGCCTCATCATAGACGCGATCGAGGGGCCTTTCCGAAACTCCTACCTCCACGCGGAGAGGAGCGATGGCCGCCTCAAGCTCTGCTTCACCACCGCTGCCGCtcgagaggaggaagaagaaattgaagaagaaaTTGAGGAGTCTGGAAATGAATTTGAATCGGAATCAGAATCGGATGTGGATATGAACTTGTTGGAGAAATTTCAGAGGTTTAGTAGGTGCAAAGATGGCGGCAGCCATGAAACCAAAGCATTGTGCAGTAATTGGAAACCTTCTACACTCTGGGTCGCAACTTCCTAA